From the genome of Thermoanaerobaculales bacterium:
GCCTGATCCGAAACGACCCCGGCGCCACTCCCGGCTTCGTGCTCTTCACCCAGCTCACCTCCAACACGACCTACCTCATCGACCTCGAAGGGAGGGTCGTCCACGCCTGGACCACCGACCTCGCCGCCGATGCCGGATACCTCATGGAGGACGGGTCGCTGGTGCGGATGGCGCGGATCGCGGAACCAGAGAATTTCAAGGCCGGCGGCGTGTCCGGCTACCTCCAGCGGGTGTCGTGGGACGGCGAGGTGCTGTGGCAGTGGCGGATGGGCGACGCCGAGCGCATCCTGCACCACGATCTGGACGTCCTCCCCAACGGCAACATCCTGGTCATCGCCTGGGAGCAGATCACCGCGGACGAGGCTCGGGCAGCGGGACGCCGCACCGAGCTGACCCCGGCGCAGGGCCTGTGGGCGGACTGGATCCTGGAGGTGGAGCCGCTGCGTCCGGATGGTGCACGGATCGTGTGGGAGTGGCACGTCTGGGACCACCTGATTCAGAGCTACGATCCGAGCGCGCCGAACTTCGGCGACCCGGCCGCGGCCCCGCGCCGGCTCGATGCCAACGGCGACGCGGATGCCGAGATGATTGACGCGGAGGAGCTCGAGCAGCTCAAGGCGCTCGGGTACGCTCCGGCCGACGCCACCGCGGACGACGTGCAGTCCGACTTCCTCCACATGAACTCGATCGACTACCACCCCGAGCTCGACCAGATCGCGGTGAGCGTGCCCGAGGTGGGCGAGATCTGGATCCTCGACCACTCCACGACGGCAGAGGAGGCGCGAAGCTCGTCCGGCGGTCGCCGTGGGCACGGAGGCGACCTCCTCTACCGCTGGGGCAACCCGAGGATGTACGGCCGCGGGACCGCTGACGACCAACGCCTGTTCCACCAGCACCAGGTGCTGTGGATTCCGGACGGCTTGGCGAACGCCGGCAACCTGACCATGTTCAACAACGGCGGCGACCGGGGCTGGTCATCGGTGGTCGAGATCTCACCGCCGCTTGAGGCCGACGGCAGCTACCGGCTCGATCCGGGGATGGCGTGGGGCCCGCCCGAGCCGTGGTGGACCTACGAGGCGACGGATCGCACGAGCTTCTACGCCCCCTTCATCTCCGGCGCCCACCGCCTCGCCAACGGCAACACCTTCATCTGCTCCGGGCCTCAGGGGTGGTTCTTCGAGGTGACGCCGGCGGGCGAGGTCGTGTGGGAGTACCGCAACCCGTACCATGGCGGAGTTCCCGGATGGCACCCGCCGGGAACCGAGCGGGTGCCGTTCGCGTCGTTCCGCGCGACCAAGATCCCGCCGGACCACCCGGCTCTCGCCGGCCGGAGGCTGGCACCGCTCCATCCGCAGCCCGAGCGGTACTACCTGCCGGCTCCTCCCGAGCAGAGCCGTCAGTAGAGGCAGGGGACCTGCCAGCATCGAGGGGTGCAGAGACTCCGGATCCGACGGTTGGAGGCTCGAGTCCTCTCCAGCGCGCCAGAACCTTGCCCGTCTCTGTCTCCATGCCCGTACTCGAGCGGGCGCTACCCAACCGAATCGGTCCTGTCGGAAACGTACACGGAGACGGATACGGTCATGGGCCCGCCCCAACTCTGGGCCGGCAATGGTGGCGCGGTGCCGTGCCTCGCGTGGCTACTGCGCCGGGATGGTGACCAGCGGCAGGTTCTCGCCCGCACCGGTCTCGGCTAGGGTGAAGAAGAACATGACGGCGGTGAGCGCACGCTTCGTCTGCCAGTCGCCGTTGTCGATCCAGAACCAGTGGTCTCGGTAGCGAACGGCGGCGTAGGCGTTCGCGGGCTCCTCGCTGCCGCTGTGGATCCGGACCACGTCGTACGGGCGCTCTCCGGCTGCAACCGCGAGCGGGGCCACCGCGCTACGGTCCTCCAAGTGTGCCGCCGGCACCTCCACGTAGCTCGCGAACGCGCTCAGGATCTGCAGCATCGACCGGCTGTTGACGGCCAACTCGGTGTCCGCCCCACGGACCGGCGAGTAGGTCAGCACGAACCGCTGCTGATCCGGCGCCAGCTTGAGCAGCCGGCGGACCTCCGCCGCCTTGGCGGCGATGTCGGCGGGCACGTCGTCACGGCGGAAGAACACCACGCCGGTCGACCCCTTGGCCTCATCCTCCTCGACCCTCATGCCGAAGGCCCCGACCGCCTGCAGGTCGCGCATCAGCTCGAGGGCGCGCATGAACTCGGGGTCCGCTTCCCGGATCACGCTGCCCGCCGCCGAGCGGTTGCGCACCCCGTTGAGCGACTCGACCGTCAGCCCGAGGATGAAGTCGGCCGGGAAGCCGGTCTGGAGCATGAAGAAGATCTTCTTCGGGTCGATCGGCGTGATCATCCCGTTCAGGAACTTCTCCCCGGTCAGGGGCACGTAGGTGATGGTGGGCCGGTCGGTGTAGACGGCCTGACCGCCGATCGACGCGAAGTCGCCCTGCACGGCCTTTGGGGACGAGAGGGTGCCGGCGGCGGTGACCCCGGTCTGCAGCGAGTAGCCGCTGACGATGTTCGCCACGTCCACGAACACCGGCAGGTCGACGTAGCGCAGCTTGACGATGTTGAGCAGTGTCTGCTGCTTCCAGGAGTCGGCGATGGCCGTGCTGTAGTCGAAGCGGTCGACGGCCACCGTCCCGGGGCCGATGTGCGTGCATCCAGCCAGGCCCAGTACGCACACGATCGCGGCGGCGACGAGGTTTCGTCGATTCTTGATCCTCATGTTCCTTTCCTCCCCGTCGTTCGCACGCCTCCGCGCGGTCGACCTACTCCCCGCCCTTCAGGCGGCGGGCTCCTTCGATGATCCGGTGCCATCCGGACACGAGCGAGATCATGAAGCCGTCCATCTGGAGGTCACCTGGAGCGCTGTCGTTGACGGTCGACTTGTAGCCCATGGTGAGGCCCAGGTTGTCGTTGATCTGGTATCCGAGCGTGAGCCCGAAGGCCAGGTTGTCGAGCTTCTCGCCCTCGACGCCGTCGACGCTCGCCGTACCGCCCGTGTACCACGCGCCGTCGAGCGAACCCCACATGTGCTCGGTGAAATCGCGCGTCAGGTGCGCGTCGACCTGAAACATCGGGTCGGTTTCGAGGGACTTGCCCTCGAAGTCGTCGTTGGTCCCGAAGAGCCACACGGCGGGCAGGAGCTCCAGGGTCGTTCGCCGACCCGGCACCCAGGGGCCGAGCTGCCAGACGATCGGCGCGCCCAGCCGCCCGTACCATCGGTTCTGGCCGAGGTTCAAGGGCTGGCCGCTGTCGTACTCGCCGACCGGCACCGCCAGGTCGGCGATCACGTCGAGCGAGAACCCGGGCTCGTAGCGCAGGACGTCGACCAGGTTCTTCTGCGCCTTCGGGCCGACGAGATTGACGTCGAGCTCGAAGGTCGGATCGCCGAACCCCCGGGCTGAGGAATCGATCGTCTGGCCTGCGGCCGAGACCTCGCCCGAGATCCGCCCCATGGGCAGCAGGACCGCACCCATGGCCGCGCGGTCGAGCAGGGTGAACATGCGCGCATAGCCGCCGATGGCCAGCGTGGCGTCAAGGTTGGCTCCCGGCGCCACCAGGTGCGCCGGATCGAACGGGTTCGTGTTACCGCTCATCGAGTTGACGATGACCGGGACGGCGTTCGTGCCCGACAGGGTCTTCCAGTAGAAGCGCGGGGGCACCTGCGCGGAGGCCAGGGACGGCCAGAGCGCGCCAATGACGAGCATCGACGCCAGGGCGAGCGCCAGCCACCCGGCCCTTGTCCTCGAGCTGCTTGTGTCGCTCATGATCTCGGCTCCTTCGCGATCGCATGGAGAGGTTGAGTGTTCATGG
Proteins encoded in this window:
- a CDS encoding transporter yields the protein MSDTSSSRTRAGWLALALASMLVIGALWPSLASAQVPPRFYWKTLSGTNAVPVIVNSMSGNTNPFDPAHLVAPGANLDATLAIGGYARMFTLLDRAAMGAVLLPMGRISGEVSAAGQTIDSSARGFGDPTFELDVNLVGPKAQKNLVDVLRYEPGFSLDVIADLAVPVGEYDSGQPLNLGQNRWYGRLGAPIVWQLGPWVPGRRTTLELLPAVWLFGTNDDFEGKSLETDPMFQVDAHLTRDFTEHMWGSLDGAWYTGGTASVDGVEGEKLDNLAFGLTLGYQINDNLGLTMGYKSTVNDSAPGDLQMDGFMISLVSGWHRIIEGARRLKGGE
- a CDS encoding aryl-sulfate sulfotransferase → MSTERAAGQSEQDGAPMDAGGGEEEVPGWIRAALVEPRGLIRNDPGATPGFVLFTQLTSNTTYLIDLEGRVVHAWTTDLAADAGYLMEDGSLVRMARIAEPENFKAGGVSGYLQRVSWDGEVLWQWRMGDAERILHHDLDVLPNGNILVIAWEQITADEARAAGRRTELTPAQGLWADWILEVEPLRPDGARIVWEWHVWDHLIQSYDPSAPNFGDPAAAPRRLDANGDADAEMIDAEELEQLKALGYAPADATADDVQSDFLHMNSIDYHPELDQIAVSVPEVGEIWILDHSTTAEEARSSSGGRRGHGGDLLYRWGNPRMYGRGTADDQRLFHQHQVLWIPDGLANAGNLTMFNNGGDRGWSSVVEISPPLEADGSYRLDPGMAWGPPEPWWTYEATDRTSFYAPFISGAHRLANGNTFICSGPQGWFFEVTPAGEVVWEYRNPYHGGVPGWHPPGTERVPFASFRATKIPPDHPALAGRRLAPLHPQPERYYLPAPPEQSRQ